The Carassius gibelio isolate Cgi1373 ecotype wild population from Czech Republic chromosome B12, carGib1.2-hapl.c, whole genome shotgun sequence genome has a segment encoding these proteins:
- the LOC127968908 gene encoding UBA-like domain-containing protein 1 isoform X1, with protein MDELKHQVMINQFVLTAGCAADQAKQLLQAAHWQFETALSAFFQETNIPYGHHHQMMCTPANTPATPPNFPDALTMFSRLKASESFNSSSSASMATSPPPPPVSWGMTGPVPNQQGLWTQGPSPQQAHPPPGWPSAVNQQAATEQKASVAMEAER; from the exons ATGGATGAACTCAAACATCAAGTTATGATAAACCAGTTCGTCCTGACAGCTGGATGTGCCGCAGACCAAGCGAAACAGCTTCTGCAAGCGGCACATTGGCAGTTTGAG ACAGCCCTTAGTGCCTTCTTTCAAGAGACAAATATCCCTTACGGTCACCATCATCAAATG atgtGCACCCCCGCAAACACGCCGGCAACGCCACCAAACTTCCCAGACGCCCTCACCATGTTCTCGCGCCTCAAAGCCTCGGAAAGcttcaacagcagcagcagtgccAGCATGGCCACCTCGCCCCCTCCACCTCCAGTCAGCTGGGGCATGACCGGACCCGTGCCCAACCAGCAGGGCTTATGGACTCAAGGGCCTTCCCCCCAACAAGCCCACCCGCCCCCAGGCTGGCCCTCGGCTGTCAACCAGCAAGCGGCAACTGAACAGAAGGCCAGCGTCGCCATGGAGGCCGAGAGATGA